The Kordia sp. SMS9 genome window below encodes:
- a CDS encoding lipopolysaccharide assembly protein LapB, with the protein MKKYMYILLLSGIFTFIPKYVHAQEEESAEISLEENIDEFQEHFFEALKQRGIENYDRAVDALLKCQKIDDNATIAFELGKNYFSLKDYEKAKESFQKAVNKKPQNQWYLTGLFNVQVKMGEREEAIETGNKVVRLNSGFREDVAKVYVSMREYKKALKELEKLQKDGGLTFTAANMKDMLEKQVKRKRKSDGKVAEVIDQTPTPRVRGDGKIIDQVKDALQTKSYEAANRLAKMGLNDFPSQPKLYLYNAKALTALKEYGKAIEMLEIGLDYIVDDAALEKEFYQTFAAAYKKMGNSKKENFYRKKIQ; encoded by the coding sequence ATGAAAAAATACATGTACATACTTTTACTCTCAGGAATATTCACGTTTATTCCTAAGTATGTGCATGCGCAAGAAGAAGAAAGTGCCGAAATATCGCTAGAAGAAAACATTGACGAATTTCAAGAACATTTCTTTGAAGCCTTAAAACAACGCGGTATTGAAAACTACGATCGCGCTGTGGACGCATTGCTAAAATGTCAAAAAATTGACGACAATGCGACCATCGCTTTTGAATTGGGGAAAAACTACTTTTCGCTGAAAGACTATGAAAAAGCGAAAGAATCGTTTCAAAAAGCAGTCAACAAAAAACCACAAAACCAATGGTATCTTACTGGCTTATTCAACGTGCAAGTCAAAATGGGTGAACGTGAAGAAGCCATAGAAACGGGTAATAAAGTCGTTCGACTCAATTCTGGTTTTAGAGAAGATGTAGCCAAAGTCTATGTGAGCATGCGCGAATATAAAAAAGCACTCAAAGAACTCGAAAAACTTCAAAAAGATGGCGGACTGACTTTTACAGCTGCAAACATGAAAGACATGTTGGAAAAGCAAGTAAAACGCAAACGCAAATCTGACGGTAAAGTTGCCGAGGTTATTGACCAAACCCCAACACCAAGAGTTAGAGGTGACGGGAAAATCATAGATCAAGTAAAAGATGCGTTGCAAACCAAATCCTATGAAGCAGCCAATAGACTTGCAAAAATGGGCTTAAACGACTTTCCTTCGCAACCAAAACTCTATTTATACAATGCAAAGGCATTAACTGCGTTAAAAGAATATGGAAAAGCGATAGAAATGCTAGAAATTGGCTTGGATTACATTGTTGATGATGCCGCGCTTGAAAAAGAATTCTATCAAACTTTTGCAGCTGCGTATAAAAAAATGGGCAACTCCAAAAAGGAAAATTTCTATCGTAAAAAAATACAATAA